One window of the Clostridium sp. MB40-C1 genome contains the following:
- the rpsS gene encoding 30S ribosomal protein S19 — protein MGRSVKKGPFVKESLIKKIEAMNEQGEKKVIKTWSRSSTIFPQMVGHTIAVHDGRKHVPVYVSEDMVGHKLGEFVLTRTFKGHVDKSEKSSRVR, from the coding sequence ATGGGAAGATCAGTTAAAAAAGGACCTTTTGTTAAGGAATCTTTAATAAAGAAAATAGAAGCTATGAATGAACAAGGGGAAAAGAAAGTTATAAAGACTTGGTCAAGATCATCAACAATATTCCCACAAATGGTAGGTCATACTATAGCAGTTCATGATGGTAGAAAACATGTTCCTGTTTATGTGAGCGAAGATATGGTAGGACACAAATTGGGAGAGTTTGTTTTAACTAGAACATTTAAAGGTCACGTAGATAAAAGTGAAAAATCATCACGTGTAAGATAG
- the rplV gene encoding 50S ribosomal protein L22 produces MEARAIAKYVRVSTTKAGVVLDLVRGKNVNEAFAILNYTPRKAAEEINKVLKSAVANAENNFNLDVNKLYVSEAYANQGPTLKRFKPRAQGRAYSIMKRTAHITLVVKERA; encoded by the coding sequence ATGGAAGCTAGAGCTATAGCAAAGTATGTTAGAGTATCTACAACAAAAGCTGGAGTTGTCCTTGATTTAGTAAGAGGGAAAAATGTTAACGAAGCTTTCGCTATACTAAATTACACTCCAAGAAAAGCAGCTGAAGAAATCAATAAAGTATTAAAATCAGCTGTAGCAAATGCGGAAAATAATTTTAACTTAGATGTTAATAAGTTATATGTTTCAGAAGCTTATGCTAACCAAGGGCCAACTTTAAAGAGATTTAAACCACGTGCACAAGGTAGAGCATATTCAATAATGAAGAGAACTGCACATATTACACTAGTTGTTAAAGAAAGAGCATAG
- the rpsC gene encoding 30S ribosomal protein S3: MGQKVHPHGLRVGVIKDWDAKWYADSKNFADNLIEDDKIRKFIKEKSYSAGISKIEVERTPKRVKVNIYTAKPGMLIGKGGKGIDTLKADLLKVASEKNVIINIVEVKKPESDAQLMAENIAHQLERRISFRRAMKQTIQRAMRSGVKGVKTACAGRLGGAEIARTEQYHEGTIPLQTLRADIDYGFAEADTTYGKIGVKVWVYNGEILPKRKVEAEEVNQ, encoded by the coding sequence GTGGGACAAAAAGTACATCCACATGGCCTCAGAGTTGGCGTTATAAAAGATTGGGATGCTAAATGGTATGCAGATAGCAAGAATTTTGCAGATAACCTAATCGAAGATGATAAGATAAGAAAATTCATAAAAGAAAAATCTTACTCTGCAGGAATTTCTAAAATAGAAGTTGAAAGAACTCCAAAGAGAGTTAAAGTGAATATATACACTGCTAAACCAGGAATGCTTATAGGTAAAGGCGGAAAAGGAATAGACACATTAAAAGCAGACTTACTTAAGGTAGCTTCAGAAAAGAATGTTATAATAAACATAGTTGAAGTTAAGAAACCAGAATCAGACGCTCAATTAATGGCAGAAAACATTGCTCATCAACTTGAAAGAAGAATATCTTTCAGAAGAGCTATGAAGCAAACTATACAAAGAGCTATGAGAAGTGGAGTAAAGGGTGTTAAAACTGCTTGCGCAGGAAGACTTGGTGGAGCTGAAATAGCTAGAACAGAACAATATCACGAAGGAACAATACCTCTACAAACATTAAGAGCAGATATAGATTATGGATTTGCTGAAGCAGATACAACATATGGAAAAATAGGTGTTAAAGTTTGGGTATATAATGGTGAAATTCTTCCAAAAAGAAAAGTTGAAGCAGAAGAAGTTAACCAATAA
- the rplP gene encoding 50S ribosomal protein L16 — MLMPKKVKHRKQQRGRMRGKATRGNFLAYGDYGIQATECCWMTSNQIEAARIAINRYIKRGGKLWIKVFPDKPVTATPAETRMGKGKGAVEYWVAVVKPGRVLFELSGVPENVAREAMRLASHKLPMKTKFVTRRDFEQMGGEVNEG, encoded by the coding sequence ATGTTGATGCCAAAGAAGGTAAAACATCGTAAGCAACAACGTGGCAGAATGAGAGGAAAAGCTACAAGAGGTAATTTTCTTGCATACGGAGATTACGGTATTCAAGCAACTGAATGTTGTTGGATGACAAGTAATCAAATAGAAGCTGCCAGAATTGCAATAAATAGATATATAAAAAGAGGAGGAAAACTTTGGATTAAGGTTTTCCCAGATAAACCAGTAACTGCAACTCCTGCTGAAACTCGTATGGGTAAAGGTAAAGGTGCTGTTGAATATTGGGTAGCTGTAGTTAAACCTGGTAGAGTATTGTTTGAATTATCTGGAGTTCCAGAAAATGTTGCTAGAGAAGCTATGAGACTTGCTTCACATAAGCTTCCAATGAAGACTAAGTTTGTTACAAGAAGAGATTTCGAACAAATGGGTGGTGAAGTAAATGAAGGCTAA
- the rpmC gene encoding 50S ribosomal protein L29 encodes MKANELNELKQSSSQELSTRLNDLKAELFNLRFQLATGQLENPIRIRQVKKSIAQVKTILREKEIQGLN; translated from the coding sequence ATGAAGGCTAACGAGTTAAACGAATTAAAGCAAAGTTCTTCTCAAGAACTATCAACAAGATTAAATGACTTGAAAGCAGAGTTATTTAACTTAAGATTTCAATTAGCAACTGGCCAACTTGAAAACCCAATAAGAATCAGACAGGTTAAAAAATCAATAGCACAAGTCAAGACAATACTTAGAGAAAAAGAAATACAAGGGCTTAACTAA
- the rpsQ gene encoding 30S ribosomal protein S17, which yields MERGNRKTRIGRVVSDKMDKTIVVAVEDKVRHPLYGKTMNKTRKFKAHDENNQAGINDRVLIMETRPLSRDKRWRLVEIVEKAK from the coding sequence GTGGAAAGAGGAAACAGAAAAACTAGAATAGGTAGAGTCGTTTCAGATAAGATGGATAAAACTATTGTAGTTGCAGTTGAAGATAAAGTTCGTCACCCATTATATGGAAAAACAATGAATAAAACAAGAAAATTCAAGGCTCATGATGAAAATAATCAAGCTGGAATAAATGATAGAGTTTTAATAATGGAAACAAGACCATTGTCAAGAGATAAGAGATGGAGATTAGTAGAAATCGTTGAAAAAGCTAAATAA
- the rplN gene encoding 50S ribosomal protein L14: MIQPQTRLKVADNTGAKEIMCIRVLGGSKRKYGNIGDVIVASVKSATPGGVVKKGDVIKAVIVRSKRGVRRADGSYIKFDENAAVIIKDDKQPRGTRIFGTIARELRERDKEFNKILSLAPEVL; encoded by the coding sequence ATGATACAACCACAAACTCGATTAAAAGTTGCAGATAATACTGGCGCTAAAGAAATTATGTGTATAAGAGTTTTGGGCGGTTCTAAAAGAAAGTATGGGAACATTGGAGATGTAATAGTTGCTAGCGTTAAAAGTGCAACACCAGGCGGTGTTGTTAAAAAAGGAGACGTTATTAAAGCTGTTATAGTTAGATCCAAAAGAGGCGTAAGAAGAGCTGACGGATCTTACATAAAATTCGATGAAAATGCAGCAGTAATTATAAAAGATGATAAACAACCAAGAGGAACTCGTATTTTCGGAACAATTGCTAGAGAATTGAGAGAAAGAGATAAAGAGTTCAACAAAATATTATCATTAGCACCTGAAGTTCTATAA
- the rplX gene encoding 50S ribosomal protein L24 → MAKVHVRRTDKVVVISGKDKGKISEVLAVYPKKGKVLIKDVNVVTKHMKPSRENMQGGIVKKEAAINSSKVMLYCTKCNSATRVSKKLLEDGTKVRVCKKCGEIL, encoded by the coding sequence ATGGCTAAAGTTCATGTAAGAAGAACAGACAAAGTAGTTGTTATTTCAGGTAAAGATAAGGGTAAAATAAGTGAAGTTCTAGCTGTGTACCCAAAAAAAGGAAAAGTTTTAATTAAAGATGTAAATGTTGTTACTAAACATATGAAACCAAGCAGAGAAAATATGCAAGGTGGAATTGTTAAAAAGGAAGCAGCTATAAATAGCTCAAAAGTTATGTTATATTGCACAAAATGTAATTCGGCTACAAGAGTTAGTAAAAAACTTTTAGAAGACGGAACTAAAGTTAGAGTTTGCAAAAAGTGCGGAGAAATACTATAG
- the rplE gene encoding 50S ribosomal protein L5 produces the protein MNRLQEKYVNEVVPALMEKFGYKNIMQVPKLEKIVVNMGIGEAKDNAKVLESAVSDLQQFTGQKPILTRARKSVANFKIRENMPIGCKVTLRKQQMYEFADKLMNVALPRVRDFRGVSAKSFDGRGNYALGLKEQIIFPEIEYDKIDKVRGMDIIFVTTAKTDEEARELLKCLGMPFAQ, from the coding sequence ATGAATAGACTACAAGAAAAATACGTTAATGAAGTAGTACCTGCATTAATGGAAAAGTTCGGATATAAAAATATAATGCAAGTTCCAAAGTTAGAAAAGATAGTTGTTAATATGGGTATTGGTGAAGCTAAGGATAATGCTAAAGTATTAGAATCAGCTGTTTCTGATTTACAACAGTTTACAGGACAAAAACCTATATTAACAAGAGCTAGAAAATCTGTAGCTAACTTTAAAATAAGAGAAAACATGCCAATAGGATGCAAAGTTACATTAAGAAAACAACAAATGTACGAATTTGCTGATAAATTGATGAATGTAGCTTTACCAAGAGTTAGAGACTTTAGAGGAGTTTCTGCTAAATCATTTGATGGTAGAGGAAACTACGCATTAGGATTAAAAGAACAAATCATATTCCCAGAAATAGAATACGACAAAATAGACAAAGTAAGAGGTATGGATATAATATTTGTTACTACTGCCAAGACTGATGAAGAAGCAAGAGAATTATTAAAATGTCTTGGAATGCCATTTGCTCAATAA
- a CDS encoding type Z 30S ribosomal protein S14 has protein sequence MARKAMIEKWKKEPKFSTRAYTRCRICGRPHSVLKKYGICRICFRELAYKGQIPGCRKASW, from the coding sequence GTGGCACGTAAAGCGATGATTGAAAAATGGAAAAAAGAACCGAAATTTTCAACTAGAGCATATACAAGATGCAGAATATGTGGAAGACCTCATTCTGTACTTAAAAAATATGGAATATGCCGTATTTGTTTTAGAGAATTGGCTTACAAAGGTCAAATTCCAGGATGCAGAAAAGCTAGTTGGTAA
- the rpsH gene encoding 30S ribosomal protein S8, giving the protein MVMTDPIADMLTRVRNANIVRHEYVEVPSSNVKKAIANILLQEGYVKDIEEYADGAVPMLKLALKYNQKERVITGLKRISKPGLRVYCKKDNIPKVLNGLGVAIISTSKGIVTDREARKSGLGGEVICYIW; this is encoded by the coding sequence ATGGTTATGACAGACCCTATTGCAGATATGCTAACTCGTGTAAGAAATGCAAATATAGTTAGACATGAATATGTAGAAGTTCCATCTTCAAACGTTAAAAAGGCTATAGCAAACATATTGCTTCAAGAAGGATATGTTAAGGATATTGAAGAATATGCAGATGGAGCAGTTCCAATGCTAAAATTAGCTTTAAAATATAATCAAAAAGAAAGAGTTATAACTGGTCTTAAGAGAATATCAAAGCCAGGTTTGAGAGTTTATTGTAAGAAAGACAATATTCCTAAAGTATTAAATGGATTAGGAGTTGCTATTATTTCAACTTCTAAAGGAATAGTTACAGATAGAGAAGCAAGAAAATCAGGATTAGGTGGAGAAGTTATTTGTTACATTTGGTAA
- the rplF gene encoding 50S ribosomal protein L6, with protein MSRVGRLPIEIPNGVKFDVTPDNVVTVKGPKGELVKQMHKDMNIAVEDNSVVVTRPSDVAQHRALHGLTRALINNMVVGVTEGYQKTLQLVGVGYRAQKKGAGLVLNLGYSHPVEIDAVKGVEFEVPEATKVVVKGIDKELVGSIAANIRVWRKPEPYKGKGIKYENEVIRRKEGKSGK; from the coding sequence ATGTCAAGAGTAGGAAGACTTCCAATAGAAATACCTAATGGAGTAAAATTTGATGTAACACCAGATAACGTTGTTACAGTTAAAGGACCAAAAGGTGAATTAGTAAAGCAAATGCATAAAGACATGAATATAGCAGTAGAAGACAACAGTGTAGTTGTTACAAGACCAAGTGATGTTGCTCAACATAGAGCTTTACATGGTTTAACAAGAGCATTAATTAATAATATGGTAGTTGGTGTAACTGAAGGTTACCAAAAAACTTTACAATTAGTTGGTGTAGGTTATAGAGCTCAAAAGAAAGGTGCTGGATTAGTATTAAATCTTGGATATTCTCATCCAGTTGAGATAGATGCTGTTAAAGGTGTTGAATTTGAAGTACCTGAAGCTACTAAGGTTGTAGTTAAAGGAATCGACAAAGAATTAGTTGGTTCAATTGCTGCGAACATAAGAGTATGGAGAAAACCTGAACCATATAAAGGAAAAGGTATTAAATACGAAAACGAAGTTATAAGACGTAAAGAAGGAAAATCAGGTAAATAG
- the rplR gene encoding 50S ribosomal protein L18, with product MFNKVDRKKSREKRHLRVRNKISGTAVRPRLAVFRSEKNIYAQIIDDVAGRTLVSASSLDKDFSIKIGSNKEAAKAVGELVAKKALEKGIEEVVFDRGGYVYHGRVQELAEGAREAGLKF from the coding sequence ATGTTCAACAAAGTAGACAGAAAAAAGTCTAGAGAAAAACGTCATCTTAGAGTTCGTAATAAGATTTCTGGAACAGCTGTAAGACCAAGATTAGCAGTATTCAGAAGTGAAAAGAATATATACGCTCAAATCATTGATGATGTAGCTGGAAGAACTTTAGTTTCTGCTTCAAGTTTAGATAAAGATTTTAGTATAAAAATTGGAAGTAATAAAGAAGCAGCAAAAGCTGTTGGAGAACTTGTAGCTAAAAAAGCTTTAGAAAAAGGAATAGAAGAAGTTGTTTTTGATAGAGGCGGATACGTATATCACGGAAGAGTACAAGAACTTGCAGAAGGTGCAAGAGAAGCTGGCTTGAAATTCTAG
- the rpsE gene encoding 30S ribosomal protein S5: MKIDPNTLELKEKVVFINRVAKVVKGGRNFRFSALVVVGDENGHVGVGMGKAVEIPEAIRKGIEDAKKHLVDVAIVGTTVPHRIEGKFGNGDVLIMPAAEGTGVIAGGPVRAVLELAGLKDVRAKSLGSNNPKNMVGATIDGLSKLRTAEQIAKLRGKTVEEILG; the protein is encoded by the coding sequence ATGAAAATAGATCCTAATACACTAGAGCTAAAGGAAAAGGTTGTATTCATTAACAGAGTTGCAAAAGTTGTTAAGGGTGGAAGAAACTTTAGATTTAGCGCACTTGTTGTAGTTGGAGACGAAAACGGACACGTTGGAGTTGGAATGGGTAAAGCTGTTGAAATCCCAGAAGCTATAAGAAAAGGTATCGAAGATGCTAAGAAGCATTTAGTAGATGTAGCTATAGTTGGAACAACTGTTCCACATAGAATAGAAGGTAAGTTTGGAAACGGAGATGTTTTAATAATGCCTGCTGCTGAAGGTACAGGAGTTATCGCTGGTGGTCCTGTTAGAGCAGTCCTTGAATTAGCAGGATTAAAGGATGTTAGAGCAAAATCTTTAGGTTCTAACAATCCTAAGAATATGGTCGGTGCAACAATAGATGGATTATCAAAACTAAGAACTGCAGAACAAATTGCTAAATTAAGAGGCAAAACTGTAGAAGAGATATTAGGTTAG
- the rpmD gene encoding 50S ribosomal protein L30, which translates to MAKLKVTLSKSLIGRKKDHIATVNALGIKKIGKSATHEDTPQIRGMIQKVSYLLQVEEI; encoded by the coding sequence TTGGCTAAGCTTAAGGTTACGTTATCTAAGAGTTTAATTGGTAGAAAGAAAGACCATATTGCTACTGTAAATGCTCTTGGAATAAAAAAAATTGGTAAAAGTGCTACTCACGAAGATACTCCTCAAATAAGAGGTATGATACAAAAAGTAAGTTACTTATTACAAGTAGAAGAAATATAA
- the rplO gene encoding 50S ribosomal protein L15 produces MKLHELKPAAGSRKASKRVGRGSGSGLGKTAGKGQKGQKSRSGGGVRPGFEGGQMPLYRRLPKRGFTNIFAKEYVEVNVNRLNIFEDGTEITPELLKENGVISKVKDGVKIMGHGELEKKLTVKATKFTKGAVDKIESMGGKVEVI; encoded by the coding sequence ATGAAACTTCATGAATTAAAACCTGCTGCAGGATCAAGAAAAGCTTCAAAAAGAGTTGGTAGAGGAAGCGGTTCTGGATTAGGTAAAACTGCTGGAAAAGGACAAAAAGGACAAAAGTCTAGATCAGGTGGAGGCGTAAGACCAGGATTTGAAGGAGGTCAAATGCCTTTATATAGAAGATTACCAAAGAGAGGCTTTACAAACATCTTTGCTAAAGAATATGTTGAAGTTAATGTAAATAGATTAAACATTTTTGAAGATGGAACAGAAATTACACCAGAGTTATTAAAAGAAAATGGTGTAATTAGTAAAGTTAAAGATGGAGTAAAAATAATGGGACATGGTGAATTAGAAAAGAAGCTTACTGTTAAGGCTACTAAGTTCACAAAAGGTGCAGTTGATAAGATCGAATCCATGGGAGGAAAAGTAGAGGTGATATAA
- the secY gene encoding preprotein translocase subunit SecY has product MVSTLRNAWKVPNLRKRIMFTIFMVAIIRMGNHIPVPGIDAGALSNLTKAGTLFSFYDLMSGGALSSFSIFAMGVVPYINSSIIFQLLTIAIPSLEQLSKEGEEGRKKIQKYTRYGAVVLAALQSFGTYALIRQAGAISDVQKVDVFLIILTLTTASTFLMWLGDQITVKGIGNGVSLIIFVNIISRLPQKIMQIASLQKTEEVNFIEVILLVAFSIVLFAVVVIATLAERRIPIQYAAKASGGRMAKGQSTHIPINMNSSGIIAIIFAMSVMQFPATIGGFWQDSAFNKFITTSKYSIFKYNSWPYALATIVLVIFFTWFYTEVTFKPDEMAENIHKSAGFVPGIRPGEPTARFIERVLLRVSILGGLYASVIAIIPMVVETYSKFKGLSFGGTALLIEVGVALDFMRQLESQLMMRHYKGFLK; this is encoded by the coding sequence ATGGTATCAACCTTACGAAATGCTTGGAAAGTTCCCAACTTAAGAAAAAGAATTATGTTTACAATTTTCATGGTGGCAATTATCAGGATGGGAAATCATATTCCTGTTCCTGGAATTGATGCCGGTGCATTATCTAACTTAACTAAAGCTGGAACGTTATTTAGTTTCTATGATTTAATGTCAGGTGGAGCCCTAAGCAGTTTTAGTATATTTGCCATGGGAGTTGTACCATATATTAACTCATCAATCATATTTCAATTGTTGACAATTGCAATTCCTTCATTAGAACAGCTTTCTAAAGAAGGAGAAGAGGGTAGAAAGAAAATACAAAAGTATACTAGATATGGAGCAGTTGTTTTAGCTGCACTTCAATCCTTTGGAACATATGCATTAATCAGACAGGCAGGAGCTATATCTGATGTGCAGAAAGTAGATGTATTTTTAATTATACTTACTTTAACTACTGCATCAACATTTTTAATGTGGTTAGGGGATCAAATAACAGTTAAGGGTATTGGTAATGGAGTATCATTGATAATATTTGTAAACATAATTTCAAGATTACCACAAAAAATAATGCAGATTGCTAGTCTGCAAAAAACCGAAGAAGTAAACTTTATAGAAGTTATATTATTAGTGGCATTTTCTATAGTCTTATTTGCTGTAGTAGTTATAGCTACATTAGCAGAAAGAAGAATACCAATACAGTATGCAGCTAAAGCTTCTGGTGGAAGAATGGCTAAAGGACAATCAACACATATACCTATAAACATGAATTCGTCAGGAATAATAGCTATAATCTTCGCAATGTCTGTCATGCAATTTCCTGCAACAATAGGAGGTTTTTGGCAAGATTCTGCTTTTAATAAGTTTATAACGACTAGTAAATATAGTATATTTAAATATAATTCATGGCCATATGCCTTAGCGACGATTGTTTTGGTTATTTTCTTTACATGGTTTTATACAGAGGTTACTTTTAAACCAGATGAGATGGCTGAAAACATACATAAGTCTGCGGGCTTTGTACCTGGTATAAGACCTGGGGAACCTACTGCAAGATTTATTGAAAGAGTACTATTAAGAGTTTCAATACTTGGAGGATTATACGCTTCCGTAATAGCAATAATTCCTATGGTAGTTGAAACGTATAGTAAATTTAAGGGACTATCCTTTGGAGGTACCGCATTGTTAATTGAAGTTGGAGTTGCGCTTGACTTTATGAGACAACTAGAATCTCAATTAATGATGAGACACTATAAAGGATTCCTTAAGTAA
- a CDS encoding adenylate kinase produces the protein MKIILLGPPGAGKGTQAKLISEKYTIPHISTGDIFRKNISEKTTLGVKAKEYMDKGLLVPDELTIDLVKDRLAESDCKNGFLLDGFPRTVKQAEALEDFLRINNEKIDTALLIDVPGEFIFERMTGRRVCPACGASYHVKFNPPKIEGKCDSCGSDIVQRKDDAEETVKDRITVYEKQTQPLVEYYNSKDQLFVVDGTQSIEEVFNTISNYMGSKK, from the coding sequence ATGAAAATAATATTATTAGGGCCTCCTGGAGCAGGTAAGGGTACACAGGCGAAATTAATAAGTGAAAAATATACTATTCCACATATCTCTACTGGAGATATATTTAGGAAAAACATATCAGAGAAGACAACATTAGGCGTAAAAGCTAAAGAATATATGGATAAGGGACTGCTAGTTCCAGATGAACTTACAATCGATTTAGTTAAAGATAGATTGGCTGAATCAGACTGTAAAAATGGATTTTTATTAGATGGATTTCCTAGAACAGTAAAGCAAGCAGAAGCCTTAGAAGATTTTCTAAGAATAAACAATGAAAAAATTGACACTGCGTTGCTTATAGATGTGCCTGGAGAATTTATTTTCGAAAGAATGACAGGAAGAAGAGTTTGTCCAGCATGCGGTGCAAGTTATCATGTAAAATTCAACCCTCCTAAGATTGAAGGAAAATGTGATTCTTGCGGCAGTGACATAGTTCAAAGAAAAGATGATGCAGAAGAAACAGTTAAAGATAGAATAACTGTTTATGAAAAACAAACTCAGCCTTTAGTAGAATACTATAATTCTAAAGATCAGTTGTTTGTGGTTGATGGTACACAATCAATCGAGGAAGTATTCAATACTATTTCTAATTACATGGGAAGCAAAAAGTAA
- the map gene encoding type I methionyl aminopeptidase: MIIIKNNKEIEYMRQAGKVVAETLLEIEKIVKPGISTGELDRIAEEYIKSQNAVPSFKGYYGFPASICASVNNEVVHGIPGKRVLQEGDIISIDCGAILNGYHGDAARTFAVGEISEEAKKLIEVTQKSFFQGIEKAIIGNRLTDISSAVQEYAEGQGYSVVRDYVGHGIGRDMHEDPEIPNFGRPGRGPKLTEGMVLAIEPMINIGQYNVKVEPNGWTVVTNDGTLSAHYENTVAIMKNGPEILTLS; this comes from the coding sequence ATGATAATAATTAAGAATAATAAAGAAATAGAATACATGAGACAGGCTGGAAAAGTAGTTGCTGAAACTCTTTTGGAAATTGAAAAAATTGTAAAACCAGGAATATCTACTGGTGAATTGGATAGAATAGCAGAAGAATATATTAAAAGTCAAAATGCTGTTCCTTCATTTAAAGGATATTATGGTTTCCCTGCATCAATTTGTGCTTCTGTAAATAATGAAGTTGTTCACGGAATACCAGGTAAAAGAGTATTGCAAGAAGGCGATATAATAAGCATAGATTGCGGTGCTATTTTAAATGGATATCACGGAGATGCTGCTAGAACTTTTGCTGTAGGTGAAATCTCTGAGGAAGCTAAGAAGTTAATCGAAGTTACTCAAAAAAGTTTTTTTCAGGGTATAGAAAAAGCTATCATAGGTAACAGATTGACAGATATATCTTCAGCTGTCCAAGAATATGCAGAAGGACAAGGATATTCTGTAGTAAGAGATTACGTAGGTCATGGAATAGGAAGAGATATGCATGAAGATCCTGAAATACCTAATTTCGGGAGACCAGGCAGAGGACCTAAGTTAACCGAAGGCATGGTTTTAGCAATTGAACCTATGATTAATATAGGTCAATATAATGTTAAAGTTGAGCCAAATGGTTGGACTGTAGTTACTAATGATGGAACATTATCAGCTCATTATGAAAACACTGTTGCAATTATGAAAAATGGCCCTGAAATATTAACTTTAAGTTAG
- a CDS encoding RNA-binding protein, giving the protein MDYNNLIGRVVYSQAGRDSKKFFIIIDVIDKEYVSIIDGDLRKLDKPKKKKLKHLSLTNEVAENIKQLIISDNLSNSKVRKYLENREANKEG; this is encoded by the coding sequence TTGGATTATAATAACCTTATAGGTAGAGTTGTATACTCACAAGCTGGGAGAGATTCTAAAAAATTCTTTATTATTATAGATGTAATTGATAAAGAGTATGTTTCTATTATAGATGGAGATCTAAGAAAGCTTGATAAACCAAAGAAAAAGAAGTTAAAACATTTAAGTTTAACTAATGAAGTAGCAGAGAATATAAAACAGTTGATAATATCTGACAATCTTAGTAATTCAAAAGTTAGAAAGTACTTAGAAAATAGGGAAGCTAATAAGGAGGGTTAA
- the infA gene encoding translation initiation factor IF-1, protein MSKDDVIEMQGTVLEALPNAMFQVQLESGQKILAHVSGKLRMNFIRILPGDKVTVELSPYDLTRGRITWRAK, encoded by the coding sequence ATGTCAAAAGATGATGTAATTGAAATGCAGGGTACAGTTTTAGAAGCGTTACCTAATGCTATGTTTCAAGTTCAGTTAGAGAGTGGTCAAAAAATATTAGCGCATGTATCTGGAAAATTAAGAATGAATTTTATAAGAATTTTACCAGGTGATAAAGTTACAGTTGAGCTTTCTCCATACGATTTAACAAGAGGTAGAATAACTTGGAGAGCTAAATAA
- the rpmJ gene encoding 50S ribosomal protein L36 — MKVRPSVKPICEKCKVIKRKGKVMVICENPKHKQKQG, encoded by the coding sequence ATGAAGGTGAGACCATCAGTAAAACCTATATGTGAAAAATGTAAGGTTATAAAGAGAAAAGGGAAAGTAATGGTTATTTGCGAAAATCCTAAACATAAGCAAAAACAAGGTTGA
- the rpsM gene encoding 30S ribosomal protein S13: MARIAGIDLPKDKRVEVGLTYIYGVGTSRARQILAETGVNPETRVKDLTEEEVNTLRDYVTKTFEVEGDLRRKVALDIKRLVEIGCYRGIRHRKGLPVRGQKTKTNARTRKGPKKAVARKKK; encoded by the coding sequence ATGGCTAGAATAGCTGGTATAGACTTACCAAAAGATAAAAGAGTTGAAGTAGGTCTAACATACATCTATGGAGTTGGAACATCAAGAGCTCGCCAAATTCTTGCTGAAACAGGAGTAAATCCTGAAACAAGAGTTAAGGATTTAACAGAAGAAGAAGTTAATACTTTAAGAGATTATGTAACCAAGACTTTTGAAGTTGAGGGAGATTTAAGAAGAAAAGTTGCTCTTGATATAAAGAGATTAGTTGAAATAGGATGTTATAGAGGAATAAGACATAGAAAAGGACTTCCAGTAAGAGGACAAAAGACAAAAACTAATGCAAGAACTAGAAAAGGTCCTAAGAAGGCAGTTGCTAGGAAAAAGAAATAA